The Pseudarthrobacter sp. NS4 genome includes a window with the following:
- a CDS encoding phosphatase PAP2 family protein codes for MSTVRDRVDKWIKPYAALWLTLIVGGTLVIALAMLGTEVYSDVVDEEGLASLDIPALEYFQSLRNPETDAFVTGFTNVGGGIGMPVLASLLTAWLTFLSRTWRPIILVGGAAAVSTTATAMGKRLVGRTRPDHTEAVPPYETSPSFPSGHTLNTTVVIGVLLYIMFLQFQMLWARITAITAGVVFIIAMGLSRVFLGHHWLTDVMAGWLLGLAWVGIVILAHRLFHLTRRREHAGPAPTFEHPVVRDVVAESLHHDGGHTERGRDNAG; via the coding sequence ATGAGCACGGTCCGAGACCGCGTGGACAAGTGGATCAAGCCGTATGCCGCCCTGTGGCTGACCTTGATCGTCGGCGGGACCCTGGTGATTGCCCTTGCCATGCTGGGCACCGAGGTGTACTCCGACGTTGTGGACGAGGAAGGGCTGGCGAGCCTTGATATTCCCGCCCTCGAATATTTCCAGTCATTGCGGAACCCGGAAACGGATGCCTTCGTCACCGGCTTCACTAATGTCGGCGGCGGCATCGGTATGCCCGTCCTGGCGAGCCTCCTCACGGCCTGGCTCACCTTCCTGAGCAGGACGTGGCGGCCCATCATCCTGGTAGGGGGCGCGGCAGCGGTATCGACAACGGCCACCGCAATGGGCAAGCGGCTCGTGGGCAGGACCCGCCCGGACCATACGGAGGCGGTCCCGCCCTACGAGACCTCACCGTCCTTCCCCAGCGGCCACACACTGAACACCACCGTGGTGATCGGCGTGCTGCTCTACATCATGTTCCTGCAGTTCCAGATGCTCTGGGCGCGGATTACCGCCATCACGGCAGGGGTCGTCTTCATCATTGCGATGGGCCTGAGCCGGGTGTTCCTGGGCCACCACTGGCTGACCGACGTTATGGCCGGCTGGCTCCTGGGCCTCGCCTGGGTGGGAATCGTGATCCTCGCCCATCGGCTGTTCCATCTGACCCGACGGCGGGAGCATGCCGGCCCTGCACCCACGTTCGAGCACCCGGTGGTGCGCGATGTCGTGGCTGAGTCCCTGCACCATGACGGCGGCCACACAGAGCGCGGGAGGGATAATGCCGGATGA
- the upp gene encoding uracil phosphoribosyltransferase, with protein sequence MRTLVVDHPLVAHKLTVLRDKNTPSPVFRQLTEELVTLLAYEATREVRTQPVTIETPVSTTVGTAFTKPTPLVVPILRAGLGMLEGMTKLVPTAEVGFLGMARDEETLDIITYAERLPENLTDRQIFVLDPMLATGGTLREAIKFLFKRGASDVTCICLLAAPEGLAKLEEELSGANVTIVLASIDEKLNEKSYIVPGLGDAGDRLYGIAG encoded by the coding sequence ATGCGCACTCTCGTTGTGGACCACCCGCTGGTCGCCCATAAGCTCACCGTTCTCCGGGACAAAAACACTCCGTCCCCGGTTTTCCGGCAGCTGACCGAGGAACTGGTGACGCTCCTGGCCTACGAGGCCACCCGTGAGGTCCGCACCCAACCCGTCACCATCGAGACCCCCGTCAGCACCACCGTGGGCACCGCGTTCACCAAGCCCACTCCGCTGGTGGTTCCTATCCTGCGCGCAGGTTTGGGCATGCTCGAAGGGATGACCAAACTGGTCCCCACTGCTGAGGTGGGATTCCTGGGGATGGCCCGGGACGAGGAAACGCTGGACATCATCACCTATGCAGAGCGCCTCCCCGAGAACCTCACGGACCGGCAGATCTTCGTCCTGGACCCCATGCTGGCCACCGGTGGAACCCTGCGCGAAGCCATCAAGTTCCTGTTCAAGCGCGGGGCATCGGACGTGACCTGCATCTGCCTGCTGGCAGCGCCGGAAGGCCTGGCCAAGCTGGAAGAGGAACTGTCCGGCGCCAACGTGACCATCGTCCTGGCATCCATTGACGAGAAGCTGAACGAAAAGTCCTACATCGTTCCCGGACTCGGGGACGCGGGCGACCGCCTGTACGGCATCGCAGGCTAA
- a CDS encoding HAD-IA family hydrolase, with protein sequence MSLPASTAQQTLTCRAVLFDMDGTLVDSTAVVEQVWSEFAVRYGLDFEEILRTSHGVQAIDTVRRFAPAGADVFALASELGAMERVRTEGILALPGAARLLAALPGDVVALVTSADRVLADIRMAAAGLQMPATAVTAELVSRGKPDPEGYLKAAALLGAEPAEALVFEDAPAGIAAGLAAGIRTVAVGPNTGPLPDGVLHIADYSSITAEVDADGPGRPVISFRL encoded by the coding sequence ATGAGCCTGCCTGCCTCCACTGCCCAACAGACCCTGACCTGCCGTGCCGTCCTTTTCGACATGGACGGCACCTTGGTTGATTCCACCGCAGTGGTGGAACAGGTCTGGAGCGAATTCGCGGTGCGCTACGGCCTGGACTTCGAGGAGATCCTCAGAACATCGCACGGTGTACAGGCCATCGACACCGTCCGGCGCTTTGCGCCCGCCGGTGCGGACGTGTTTGCCCTGGCGTCCGAACTCGGCGCAATGGAGCGTGTCCGGACGGAGGGCATTTTGGCCTTGCCCGGAGCGGCCCGGCTGTTGGCTGCCTTGCCAGGGGACGTCGTTGCCCTGGTCACCTCTGCCGACCGCGTGCTGGCCGACATCCGGATGGCCGCTGCAGGACTCCAGATGCCGGCTACGGCAGTGACAGCCGAACTGGTGAGCCGGGGCAAGCCGGATCCGGAGGGCTACCTGAAGGCCGCAGCCCTCCTGGGCGCAGAGCCCGCCGAGGCGCTGGTCTTTGAGGATGCCCCCGCCGGCATTGCCGCCGGGCTGGCAGCGGGGATCCGCACCGTGGCGGTGGGGCCGAACACCGGACCGCTCCCGGACGGCGTGCTGCACATCGCGGACTACAGCAGCATCACCGCAGAAGTGGATGCGGACGGACCGGGCCGGCCGGTTATTTCTTTCCGGCTTTGA
- a CDS encoding winged helix-turn-helix domain-containing protein produces MSVASGYVHISVRNAAKAGQPSGLRPGFAPRPSLAPSSGSTFPAQGYAPQGYNPNSYGQLRAVPPSDSAPVTAPTPVVAGPNAVRPVANDNVARGFVLYMGIDEETAAAAGTSIAKLAQEIRAYAQSLVTGAESYAAVAVAPAGTPGSALDVVRSTFGDPTVNSRQRTEAQRPQQPQEPRPSGVLIDLARREVHLDGESLNLTFKEFELLNYLVENGTRTVGRDELLEGLWRNAEEVPNERTIDVHIRRLRSKLGRLANTVRTVRGQGYRFYEHPEVVVWAAPEYSI; encoded by the coding sequence ATGTCAGTTGCATCCGGATACGTCCACATCTCTGTCCGTAACGCCGCCAAGGCCGGCCAGCCGTCGGGCCTGCGTCCCGGCTTCGCACCCCGTCCGTCGCTTGCTCCTTCATCCGGAAGCACCTTCCCTGCACAGGGCTACGCGCCCCAGGGATACAACCCCAACTCCTATGGTCAGCTCCGCGCCGTTCCGCCGTCCGACTCGGCGCCCGTCACGGCCCCCACTCCCGTGGTAGCCGGACCGAATGCCGTACGCCCCGTAGCAAACGACAACGTGGCCCGCGGGTTCGTCCTGTACATGGGGATCGACGAGGAAACCGCAGCAGCAGCAGGCACCTCCATCGCCAAGCTCGCCCAGGAAATCCGCGCCTACGCCCAGTCCCTCGTGACCGGGGCGGAGAGCTACGCAGCCGTGGCCGTCGCCCCCGCCGGCACACCCGGTTCCGCGCTCGACGTCGTCCGTTCCACCTTCGGCGACCCCACCGTGAACTCCCGCCAGCGCACCGAGGCGCAGCGCCCGCAGCAGCCGCAGGAACCGCGACCCTCCGGCGTCCTCATCGACCTTGCCCGTCGTGAAGTCCACCTTGACGGTGAATCACTCAACCTGACGTTCAAGGAGTTCGAACTCCTGAACTACCTGGTCGAGAACGGCACGCGCACCGTGGGCCGCGACGAACTGCTTGAGGGCTTGTGGCGCAACGCCGAAGAAGTGCCCAACGAACGCACCATCGACGTCCACATCCGCCGGCTCCGCTCCAAGCTTGGCCGTCTCGCCAACACCGTCCGCACCGTCCGCGGCCAGGGCTACCGGTTCTACGAGCACCCTGAAGTTGTTGTCTGGGCCGCTCCGGAATACTCGATCTAG
- a CDS encoding SixA phosphatase family protein produces MSEHHLRRLVIMRHAKADWPGGVADHERPLEERGHREAPLAGRWLLKHNIVPDFILCSSALRTRQTCTWVCSELGDKAPTPKLEDGLYAASALRMLTVINHVPDTVTTLMLISHLPGVQDLAMHLASRDSDHDAYMDAATRYPTSALTVLETEKSWAELDGQDARITKFKVPRAH; encoded by the coding sequence ATGAGTGAGCACCATCTTCGACGGCTTGTGATCATGCGGCATGCCAAAGCTGACTGGCCTGGCGGCGTGGCTGACCATGAGCGTCCGCTGGAGGAACGCGGGCACCGGGAAGCGCCGCTTGCCGGGCGCTGGCTGCTCAAGCACAACATCGTTCCCGACTTCATCCTGTGCTCCAGCGCCCTGCGGACCCGGCAGACCTGCACCTGGGTCTGCTCCGAGCTGGGGGACAAGGCCCCCACGCCCAAGCTGGAGGACGGACTGTACGCTGCCTCCGCCCTTCGGATGCTCACCGTCATCAACCATGTGCCGGACACCGTGACCACACTCATGCTGATCTCGCACCTGCCGGGCGTGCAGGACCTGGCCATGCACCTCGCCTCACGGGATTCCGACCACGACGCCTACATGGACGCCGCTACCCGCTATCCCACCAGCGCGCTGACGGTGCTGGAGACGGAGAAGTCCTGGGCCGAGCTCGACGGACAGGATGCACGCATCACCAAGTTCAAGGTTCCGCGCGCCCACTAG
- a CDS encoding EamA family transporter, translated as MNLRDSLLAVLVAVLWGLNFVAIDVGLHPAGHEVPPLLFVAMRFLLVVFPWIFFIRKPDISWKAIIGVGLFMSAGQFGLLYLSMALGMPAGLASLVLQAQVLLTVLLAAGFLGERPNTRQLAGVVLGVAGLAVVAVGRSAVAPLLPLLIVLAAALSWAVGNVIARKAKAASGLGLVVWSGAVVPLPLAALSLLVEGPDDVFSTLGNLQPPTVFSALYTAVFASLVGYGIWNRLLASHPSSAVVPFTLLVPVVGMTAAWLALEEVPTPAELAGGLLLLGGVATAVVTVGGRRPQRRVAEPAPGLGAGFRAGEADDDGRLAAGGTRAGTRVPDAR; from the coding sequence GTGAACCTTCGAGATTCCCTCCTTGCTGTCCTCGTTGCCGTGCTGTGGGGCCTGAATTTCGTGGCCATCGACGTTGGACTGCACCCTGCAGGCCACGAAGTGCCGCCGCTCCTGTTCGTGGCAATGCGCTTTTTGCTGGTGGTCTTTCCCTGGATCTTCTTCATCAGGAAGCCGGATATCAGCTGGAAGGCGATCATCGGCGTCGGGCTATTCATGAGTGCGGGCCAGTTCGGCCTCCTGTACCTGTCCATGGCGCTGGGCATGCCGGCGGGCCTGGCGTCCCTCGTGCTGCAGGCGCAGGTGCTGCTGACGGTCCTCCTGGCCGCCGGATTCCTGGGCGAGCGGCCGAACACCAGGCAACTCGCCGGCGTGGTCCTGGGCGTTGCCGGCCTCGCCGTCGTGGCAGTGGGCCGCAGCGCCGTGGCACCGCTGCTGCCGCTTCTCATCGTGCTGGCCGCGGCCCTCTCCTGGGCTGTCGGAAATGTTATCGCCCGCAAAGCCAAGGCCGCCTCCGGGCTGGGCCTGGTCGTGTGGTCAGGCGCGGTGGTTCCGCTGCCCCTTGCCGCGCTTTCGCTGCTCGTTGAAGGCCCGGACGACGTGTTCTCGACGCTCGGCAACCTGCAGCCGCCCACTGTCTTCAGCGCGCTCTACACTGCTGTGTTCGCATCCCTGGTGGGCTACGGAATCTGGAACCGGCTCCTCGCCAGCCACCCGTCGTCGGCCGTTGTTCCGTTTACTTTGCTCGTCCCCGTGGTGGGCATGACTGCTGCGTGGCTGGCGCTGGAAGAGGTGCCGACCCCTGCCGAACTGGCTGGCGGGCTGCTGCTCCTGGGCGGGGTTGCGACGGCGGTCGTCACCGTTGGCGGCCGGCGGCCTCAGCGCCGTGTTGCCGAGCCCGCGCCCGGCCTGGGTGCAGGTTTCCGGGCCGGTGAAGCGGACGACGACGGCCGCTTGGCTGCTGGCGGTACCCGTGCCGGAACGCGGGTACCGGACGCCCGTTGA
- a CDS encoding dihydrolipoyl dehydrogenase family protein: MTPEAVEREFDVVVIGAGAVGENVADRVVQGGLTAVLVEAELVGGECSYWACMPSKALLRPGTALHGAQTTPGAKEAVTRTLDAAAVLQRRDYFTSNWQDDSQVSWVEDTGIELVRGHAWLTAPKTVEVAGLDGSSHQLHARHAVVLATGSMPTMPQIEGLEDVQVWGTREATSAKEVPERLAVLGGGVAGTELAQAFARLGSAVTLVARSGLLGKFPEEAARLVAAGLRADGVELRLNTATERISGNDDGTFSLALGDGTSITADKVLVSTGRRPALEGLGLESVGFEADEQGHLALATDTSGLVQGTPGDEPWLYAVGDAAGKNLFTHQGKYEARATGDAIAARAKGELAGTPDNWSRYAQTANQHAVPSVVFTDPELASVGRTLEKARKDGYNASTVELPIQVAGSSLHSENYEGWAQLVVDEDRTVLLGATFAGPGVAELLHAATIALVGEVPLDRLWHAVPSYPTISEVWLRLLEKYGL; encoded by the coding sequence ATGACGCCCGAAGCTGTTGAACGCGAATTTGATGTTGTGGTGATCGGCGCAGGTGCCGTGGGGGAAAACGTTGCCGACCGGGTGGTGCAGGGCGGCTTGACCGCGGTACTGGTGGAGGCGGAACTGGTGGGCGGTGAATGTTCCTACTGGGCGTGCATGCCGTCCAAGGCACTGCTCCGGCCGGGCACCGCGCTGCATGGGGCCCAGACCACGCCCGGTGCCAAGGAAGCGGTGACCCGTACGCTCGACGCCGCCGCGGTCCTTCAGCGCAGGGATTACTTCACCTCCAACTGGCAGGACGACAGCCAGGTTTCGTGGGTCGAGGACACCGGGATCGAACTGGTGCGCGGCCATGCCTGGCTGACGGCGCCGAAAACCGTTGAGGTTGCCGGGCTGGACGGATCATCCCATCAGCTGCACGCACGCCACGCAGTAGTGCTGGCCACGGGGTCCATGCCCACCATGCCCCAGATCGAGGGACTGGAAGACGTGCAGGTGTGGGGTACCCGTGAGGCCACATCCGCCAAGGAGGTTCCGGAACGGCTTGCCGTCCTGGGAGGTGGAGTCGCGGGGACCGAACTGGCCCAGGCCTTTGCCCGGCTGGGATCGGCAGTCACACTCGTTGCACGCAGCGGGCTGCTCGGAAAATTTCCCGAGGAGGCGGCCAGGCTGGTCGCAGCCGGCTTGCGAGCGGACGGCGTGGAACTCCGCCTCAATACCGCCACGGAACGTATCAGCGGGAACGACGACGGCACGTTCAGCCTGGCGCTGGGCGATGGAACCAGCATTACTGCCGACAAGGTCCTCGTTTCCACCGGCCGCCGCCCTGCCCTGGAAGGCCTGGGCCTGGAGAGCGTCGGATTTGAAGCGGACGAGCAGGGGCATCTCGCCCTGGCCACGGACACCTCCGGCCTGGTGCAGGGAACACCCGGCGACGAACCTTGGCTCTACGCTGTGGGCGATGCCGCCGGCAAGAATCTCTTTACCCACCAGGGAAAGTACGAGGCACGTGCCACCGGTGACGCCATTGCCGCCAGGGCCAAGGGGGAACTTGCAGGCACTCCGGATAACTGGAGCCGGTACGCCCAAACTGCCAACCAGCACGCGGTGCCCAGCGTTGTTTTCACGGACCCCGAGTTGGCCTCCGTGGGCCGCACGCTGGAGAAGGCGCGGAAAGATGGATATAACGCCTCTACCGTGGAACTTCCCATTCAGGTTGCAGGGTCATCGCTCCACTCCGAAAACTACGAGGGCTGGGCCCAACTGGTTGTTGACGAGGACCGCACAGTGCTCCTCGGGGCAACCTTCGCCGGACCCGGTGTTGCTGAACTGCTGCATGCGGCCACGATTGCCCTGGTGGGCGAGGTGCCGCTGGACCGGCTCTGGCACGCAGTCCCCTCCTACCCCACCATCAGCGAAGTGTGGCTCAGGCTGCTGGAGAAGTACGGACTCTAA